The following coding sequences are from one Pyrobaculum sp. 3827-6 window:
- a CDS encoding phospholipase D-like domain-containing protein codes for MRLLILALLAALFVLAASPIRLEVNSVLISPVNTTKIVDYVKGAKQSVYVEVYVLTYKPLADALVEAAKRGVDVYVVLSAKVYGGVPQQAKELASYMESNGVKVRWNGDFPNVHTKLYVIDNKTVIIGNINPTASGFGKNKGVMLVIHNATLARQLATIILNDYRGVYPRYNYPGVLVSPVNSQDGLEWILSQPGELYIAMEQIYTDSGLVPLILQHPTYYAVVARTDADINTAVDEDVVAKIIVVGDYVYVGSINIGYYSIQRNREVGLLIHNPQLAQRLKALVLQWYREAGGRTPATTQTATTPATPPATRTQPTTTAATQPTTTTAAARGGGYGLHILIWVVIIIAAILFVLWMNRKRP; via the coding sequence ATGCGCCTCTTAATACTGGCGCTTCTGGCGGCGTTATTCGTACTGGCCGCGTCGCCCATAAGACTTGAAGTTAATTCGGTGCTGATCTCTCCCGTAAACACTACAAAAATTGTAGACTACGTCAAGGGGGCGAAGCAGTCGGTGTACGTAGAGGTCTACGTCCTCACCTACAAACCCCTTGCCGACGCCCTAGTCGAGGCCGCCAAGCGGGGCGTCGATGTCTACGTAGTCCTCTCGGCTAAGGTATACGGCGGAGTCCCCCAGCAGGCAAAGGAGCTCGCCAGCTACATGGAGAGCAACGGCGTGAAGGTTAGGTGGAACGGCGACTTCCCCAACGTCCACACAAAGCTATACGTCATAGACAACAAGACAGTCATAATAGGCAACATCAACCCAACGGCCTCGGGCTTCGGCAAAAACAAGGGGGTGATGCTGGTGATCCACAACGCCACCCTCGCCCGCCAGCTGGCCACCATAATCCTCAACGACTACCGCGGGGTGTACCCCCGCTACAACTACCCCGGCGTATTGGTGTCGCCGGTAAACTCCCAAGACGGCCTCGAGTGGATACTCAGCCAGCCCGGCGAGCTGTACATAGCCATGGAACAGATATACACAGACTCCGGCCTAGTCCCCCTAATCCTCCAGCACCCCACGTACTACGCCGTGGTGGCTAGGACAGACGCCGACATAAACACCGCAGTGGACGAGGACGTCGTAGCCAAGATAATTGTAGTAGGCGACTACGTCTACGTCGGCTCGATAAACATCGGCTACTACTCAATACAGAGGAACAGAGAAGTCGGCCTCCTAATCCACAACCCCCAGCTAGCCCAGCGCCTCAAGGCCCTGGTGCTACAGTGGTACAGAGAAGCCGGCGGCAGGACGCCAGCCACCACACAGACGGCGACAACCCCCGCAACGCCCCCCGCGACGAGAACCCAGCCCACCACAACCGCCGCCACTCAGCCCACGACCACCACGGCGGCCGCAAGGGGAGGCGGCTACGGACTGCACATACTGATATGGGTGGTGATAATCATAGCGGCAATTCTCTTCGTCCTCTGGATGAATAGGAAAAGGCCGTAA
- a CDS encoding class I SAM-dependent methyltransferase: MIEEIFQDLDALNLGSSAVDVGAGFGASTEYLLRRGVRVCAVDVDPGAVTSLRSRFRQFVEIGMLRLDLAPAEALPYRDAACDSAISVVALHHFKDVRRALLEMERVARRLVVVYDWAPGAGGVTNPHSPEELRQKMKTAVEIAKTLGFEYTARRLWYRLLKRKTL, encoded by the coding sequence GTGATAGAGGAGATTTTCCAAGACCTAGACGCCTTGAATCTGGGGAGTTCCGCAGTCGACGTGGGAGCCGGCTTCGGCGCCTCGACGGAGTACCTCCTGAGGAGGGGGGTGAGGGTCTGCGCGGTGGACGTCGACCCCGGCGCGGTGACGAGCCTGAGGAGCCGCTTCCGGCAGTTCGTGGAGATCGGCATGCTTAGGCTAGACCTGGCGCCGGCGGAGGCCCTGCCCTACCGCGACGCCGCGTGCGACTCCGCGATCTCCGTCGTGGCGCTACACCACTTTAAAGACGTGCGCAGAGCCTTGCTGGAGATGGAGAGGGTGGCGAGGCGCCTCGTGGTGGTGTACGACTGGGCGCCCGGGGCAGGCGGCGTGACAAATCCCCACAGCCCCGAGGAGCTTAGGCAGAAGATGAAGACGGCGGTGGAGATAGCCAAGACGCTGGGGTTTGAATACACGGCGAGGCGCCTCTGGTACAGACTTCTAAAACGCAAAACTTTATAA
- a CDS encoding MYG1 family protein gives MSWLDDVLKASRLIKSGGFVAVTHGGTAHADDTVAAALLRRHGAEVVYRLNTVEEVLEVGGGVVLADIGDAFRDKLPERYAVLDHHGVSDPSEEPSSVVQVMYAVGARPTPLVATLIHFLDLFDRYGPGAKRWAGPYGNSLNNGLTKYFSDFHGVVKDEKFLDLVAEAVYARLEVDLPAFHEAFKLAERLPYADAAERFPRTFQNLRLMLSAARDPVAAAATKEAYETGFGVDFGAYAVLAVPELEPYVLKGLEKYFGDAAKAVELVTSGRYSLVRGDAAVAIAVEDNIPPAPLWNALLDTGVLSNEPAIIVVRDRRTKGAYTVWRPDKYASVIDLRRLRGDAVVFKHVTGFMAVVKASTAEEAAEYALRQL, from the coding sequence GTGTCGTGGCTCGACGACGTGCTCAAAGCCTCCCGCCTCATTAAGTCGGGCGGGTTTGTGGCCGTTACCCACGGAGGGACGGCGCACGCAGACGACACCGTAGCCGCCGCGTTGCTGAGGCGGCACGGCGCCGAGGTCGTCTACCGCCTCAACACGGTGGAGGAGGTACTCGAGGTGGGCGGAGGCGTGGTGTTGGCGGACATCGGCGACGCGTTTAGAGACAAGCTCCCGGAGCGCTACGCCGTCCTCGACCACCACGGCGTGTCAGACCCCTCGGAGGAGCCGTCAAGCGTCGTGCAGGTTATGTACGCCGTGGGGGCCCGCCCCACGCCGCTCGTCGCCACCTTGATACACTTCCTCGACCTCTTCGACAGATACGGCCCCGGGGCCAAGAGGTGGGCCGGTCCCTACGGCAACTCCCTCAACAACGGCCTTACGAAGTACTTCTCAGACTTCCACGGCGTTGTGAAAGACGAGAAGTTTCTAGACCTCGTCGCCGAGGCGGTGTACGCCAGGCTGGAGGTGGACCTCCCGGCTTTCCACGAGGCTTTTAAACTCGCCGAGCGGCTACCATACGCCGACGCCGCCGAGAGGTTCCCCCGGACCTTCCAAAACCTGAGGCTCATGCTCTCGGCGGCTAGGGACCCGGTGGCGGCCGCCGCGACGAAGGAGGCCTACGAGACCGGCTTTGGGGTGGACTTCGGCGCCTACGCCGTGCTGGCTGTGCCCGAGCTGGAGCCCTATGTGCTGAAGGGCTTGGAGAAGTACTTCGGCGACGCGGCGAAGGCCGTGGAACTGGTGACCAGCGGGCGGTACAGCCTAGTGCGGGGCGACGCCGCCGTGGCGATCGCCGTAGAGGACAACATCCCCCCGGCCCCACTCTGGAACGCCCTTCTCGACACCGGCGTGTTGTCAAACGAGCCGGCGATCATAGTGGTGAGGGATCGCCGCACGAAGGGCGCATACACGGTGTGGCGCCCGGATAAATACGCCAGCGTGATAGACCTGAGGAGGCTCAGGGGCGACGCCGTGGTTTTTAAACACGTCACGGGATTCATGGCGGTTGTAAAAGCCTCCACAGCTGAGGAGGCGGCGGAGTACGCGCTGAGGCAACTGTGA
- the glcV gene encoding glucose ABC transporter ATP-binding protein GlcV translates to MVSLQAEKLEKFFPPNVYALRDVNVSIRDGEFLVVLGPSGSGKTTFIRCIAGLETPTKGRILFGDVPVVDVERGVNVPPAKRNVGMVFQNWALYPHMKVFDNIAFPLKIKKLPRREVEKRVREVAEALGISDLLSRYPRQLSGGQQQRVAIARALVKEPQVLLMDEPFSNLDARLRISAREFVKSLQRRLGITTILVTHDQHDAYALADRLMIINNGVVQQIGTTDEVLNNPANVFVAQFFGDPPINLVEGEGRGDFVDLGDLKIPVPAPPSRLQVGIRPTDIYVADRPLNPGDIELTPGRIVLVEYLGFTPVAVVRWERTEIRAAMYNKLREGDAARVFLRKEGVKLFRDGVRV, encoded by the coding sequence GTGGTCTCACTCCAGGCGGAGAAGCTCGAAAAGTTTTTTCCACCAAATGTATACGCCTTGAGAGACGTAAACGTGTCTATCCGGGATGGGGAGTTTCTGGTGGTGCTTGGCCCCTCTGGCTCTGGCAAGACCACCTTTATCCGGTGCATCGCTGGTCTTGAAACCCCTACCAAGGGGCGGATTTTATTCGGCGACGTGCCGGTTGTGGACGTGGAGAGGGGGGTGAACGTCCCGCCGGCGAAGAGGAACGTGGGGATGGTGTTTCAGAACTGGGCTCTTTACCCCCACATGAAGGTGTTTGATAACATAGCCTTCCCCTTGAAGATTAAGAAGCTCCCGAGGCGGGAGGTTGAGAAGCGTGTGAGGGAGGTGGCCGAGGCGCTGGGCATCTCCGACTTGCTGAGCCGCTACCCCCGGCAGCTTTCGGGGGGCCAGCAACAGAGGGTGGCGATTGCCAGGGCGTTGGTTAAGGAGCCGCAGGTCCTCCTTATGGATGAGCCGTTTTCTAACCTAGACGCGCGGTTGAGGATCTCGGCGAGGGAGTTTGTGAAGAGTCTCCAGAGGAGGCTGGGGATAACCACTATCTTGGTGACCCACGACCAGCACGACGCGTATGCCCTCGCCGATAGGCTCATGATTATAAACAACGGGGTGGTGCAACAAATCGGCACCACCGACGAGGTGCTTAACAACCCGGCTAACGTCTTCGTGGCGCAGTTCTTCGGCGATCCGCCTATAAACCTGGTGGAGGGCGAGGGCAGAGGGGACTTCGTCGACTTGGGCGATTTGAAGATACCTGTCCCGGCGCCACCGAGCAGGCTCCAGGTTGGAATTAGACCCACTGATATATACGTCGCTGATAGGCCCCTCAACCCCGGCGATATTGAGCTGACGCCGGGTAGGATAGTGTTGGTGGAGTACCTCGGCTTCACGCCGGTGGCCGTTGTGAGGTGGGAGAGGACTGAGATAAGGGCGGCTATGTACAACAAGTTGAGAGAGGGTGACGCCGCCAGGGTCTTTCTAAGGAAGGAGGGGGTTAAGCTGTTTAGAGACGGCGTACGAGTTTAA
- a CDS encoding thiolase family protein: MGVVIVGYVRTPIGKFGGALKDVKTPHLAAFTIKKVLERAGVDGKVVEEVVFGSTLQGGMGQNLARYAALLAGLPVEVSAYTVNRVCSSGMQAIVEAYREIAMGDASVVVAGGAESMSTAPICLPDSARWGMRHLIGRREDFRDLMVYDGLTDPATGMLMGEETELVAREHKLTREELDWIAYESHMRAWRATENKWFDDMEPILGEWGGVKLDRDEGIRPDTTLEKLAKLKPAFKADGVLTAGNSSQLSDGAAALLLMSEEKARELGVRPIARILGYSWHMVEPWRFTEAPVYATQKLLKKLGVGLDYFDYFEFNEAFAVVNALVNRVLGVPYDKMNVFGGAIALGHPLGASGARIVTTLISVLRQRGGRRGLAALCHGTGGGTALAIELV; encoded by the coding sequence ATGGGAGTAGTAATTGTTGGGTATGTGAGGACTCCCATTGGCAAATTCGGAGGCGCCTTGAAAGATGTAAAGACGCCCCATTTAGCCGCCTTTACCATTAAGAAGGTGCTTGAACGCGCAGGTGTGGATGGGAAGGTCGTGGAGGAGGTGGTTTTCGGCTCCACGTTGCAGGGCGGGATGGGGCAGAACCTAGCCCGCTACGCGGCGTTGCTGGCGGGCCTTCCTGTGGAGGTCAGCGCCTACACTGTGAATAGGGTGTGCTCCTCGGGTATGCAGGCCATCGTCGAGGCGTATAGAGAAATCGCGATGGGAGACGCCTCTGTGGTTGTAGCCGGCGGGGCTGAGTCCATGTCAACCGCGCCTATCTGTCTGCCCGACAGCGCGCGTTGGGGAATGAGGCACTTAATTGGGAGGAGGGAGGACTTCAGAGATTTGATGGTGTACGACGGGCTGACCGATCCAGCCACTGGGATGTTGATGGGTGAGGAGACTGAGCTGGTGGCGCGGGAGCACAAATTGACCAGGGAGGAGCTTGACTGGATTGCCTACGAAAGCCACATGAGGGCGTGGAGGGCCACTGAGAACAAGTGGTTCGACGACATGGAGCCCATACTGGGCGAGTGGGGCGGCGTCAAGCTGGATAGAGACGAGGGGATCAGGCCCGACACCACGCTGGAGAAGCTGGCTAAGCTCAAGCCCGCCTTCAAAGCCGACGGCGTCTTGACAGCGGGCAACTCCAGCCAGCTGTCAGACGGCGCGGCGGCGCTTCTGCTGATGTCGGAGGAGAAGGCGAGGGAGCTGGGGGTGAGGCCTATTGCCCGCATCCTGGGCTACAGCTGGCACATGGTGGAGCCGTGGCGCTTCACGGAGGCCCCCGTCTACGCGACACAGAAGCTCTTGAAGAAGCTGGGGGTGGGGCTGGACTACTTTGACTACTTCGAATTTAACGAGGCGTTTGCAGTTGTCAACGCCCTGGTAAATAGGGTGCTCGGCGTTCCCTACGACAAGATGAACGTCTTTGGGGGGGCCATCGCGCTGGGGCACCCCCTGGGGGCCTCCGGCGCGAGGATCGTGACGACGCTTATATCAGTTCTGAGGCAGAGGGGCGGCCGTAGAGGCTTGGCGGCGCTCTGCCACGGCACGGGTGGGGGGACTGCCCTAGCCATAGAGCTGGTGTAG
- a CDS encoding NAD+ synthase has translation MKNVVEALDYDKARQLITSFIREYVERAGARGVVVGLSGGVDSTVAAALAVEALGSRRVLGLIMPSAFTPKEDVDDAVKVGERLGIATRLVDIQPVADAFAKAIPDFAPGERLAFGNLLPRIRMAMLYYYANKDNLLVLGTSDRSELLLGYFTKYGDGGSDLIPIGSMYKLQVRELARRLGFGWVAQKASSPRLWHGHTAEGELGAPYEVIDEVLYAVFDLKTPLEEVRRRFGEVADIVVTRVRRNLHKLQPPPAPDLSPARRDV, from the coding sequence ATGAAAAACGTCGTGGAGGCTCTTGACTACGACAAGGCGCGCCAGCTGATTACCTCTTTTATTAGGGAGTATGTGGAGAGGGCAGGGGCGCGGGGGGTCGTGGTGGGGCTCAGCGGCGGGGTGGACTCGACGGTGGCCGCGGCGCTGGCGGTCGAGGCGCTTGGGAGCAGGCGGGTGCTCGGCTTAATTATGCCCTCGGCGTTTACGCCGAAGGAGGATGTGGACGACGCGGTTAAGGTGGGCGAAAGGCTTGGAATCGCCACGCGCCTCGTCGACATCCAGCCTGTAGCCGACGCCTTTGCCAAGGCGATTCCCGACTTCGCCCCGGGGGAGAGGCTCGCCTTTGGGAACCTCCTTCCGAGGATTAGAATGGCCATGCTCTACTACTACGCAAATAAGGATAACCTGCTTGTGCTGGGCACCAGCGATAGGAGCGAGCTGTTGTTGGGGTACTTCACGAAGTACGGCGACGGCGGCTCTGACCTCATCCCCATTGGATCTATGTACAAGTTGCAGGTCCGCGAGTTGGCGCGCCGGCTCGGCTTCGGCTGGGTTGCCCAGAAGGCCAGTAGCCCCCGCCTGTGGCACGGACACACGGCGGAGGGGGAGCTGGGAGCACCTTACGAAGTTATTGACGAGGTTCTCTACGCAGTTTTCGACTTAAAGACGCCGCTGGAGGAGGTTAGGAGGCGCTTCGGCGAGGTGGCCGACATAGTGGTCACCCGGGTGCGGAGAAATTTACATAAGCTCCAGCCGCCGCCAGCCCCCGACCTCTCCCCGGCGAGGAGAGATGTTTAA
- a CDS encoding PadR family transcriptional regulator has translation MFKRRRGIFKGVVLYLLRSRPLSGYEMLKELSRLSSGRYAPSPGTLYPLLSYLEAEGLIEARETYVGRRRKKIYAITEQGLEYLEKLMEDDEFRELVKALEGGVEGGNLLVAIRDELVYIDEVIDEVEGDDAEVLREVLILLRRLEEKISARLRRLESR, from the coding sequence ATGTTTAAGAGGCGTAGGGGGATCTTCAAAGGCGTCGTGCTGTATCTCTTAAGGTCGAGACCCCTCAGCGGCTACGAGATGCTAAAGGAGTTGAGCAGGCTGAGCTCGGGGAGGTACGCGCCTTCCCCCGGGACTCTCTACCCTCTCCTATCGTACCTGGAGGCTGAGGGGCTTATCGAGGCACGGGAGACCTACGTTGGTAGGCGGAGGAAGAAGATCTACGCCATCACAGAGCAGGGGCTGGAGTACTTGGAGAAGCTGATGGAGGACGACGAGTTTAGGGAGCTGGTGAAGGCTCTTGAGGGCGGCGTGGAGGGGGGAAACCTGCTGGTGGCTATTAGAGATGAGCTTGTGTACATAGATGAGGTTATTGACGAGGTTGAGGGGGACGACGCCGAGGTGCTTAGAGAGGTGCTTATACTGCTGAGGCGCCTCGAGGAGAAAATATCGGCGCGCCTCCGGCGTCTGGAGTCAAGATGA
- the rnhB gene encoding ribonuclease HII, which yields MIAGVDEAGRGPVVGPLVIAVVAGDGEALRRLGVRDSKRLTPGAREALYREVLRVAECVNYVVVEPHEVDRYASRGLLNALELDYTARLIGLCPADVYYVDSPDVDADRYGSGLSLLTGRRVVALHRGEEVPQVAAASIVAKVVRDSLLEVVKREVGDFGSGYPSDRRTVEWLRAGLVPRECVRWSWGTVGKLFK from the coding sequence ATGATTGCCGGGGTTGACGAGGCGGGTAGGGGGCCGGTGGTGGGTCCTCTGGTCATCGCCGTGGTGGCGGGGGATGGAGAGGCGCTCCGCCGTCTGGGGGTGAGGGATTCGAAGAGGCTGACGCCGGGGGCTAGGGAGGCGCTGTACCGGGAGGTGCTGAGGGTTGCCGAGTGTGTGAACTACGTGGTGGTGGAGCCCCACGAGGTTGATAGATACGCCTCTAGGGGGTTGCTGAACGCGCTTGAGCTGGACTACACGGCGAGGTTAATAGGGCTGTGCCCCGCCGATGTGTACTACGTGGATTCGCCGGATGTGGACGCAGATAGGTACGGGAGCGGGCTCTCGCTCCTCACCGGCAGGAGGGTGGTGGCTCTACACAGGGGGGAGGAGGTGCCGCAGGTGGCGGCTGCCAGCATCGTGGCTAAGGTGGTGCGGGATAGCTTGCTGGAGGTTGTGAAAAGGGAGGTGGGGGACTTCGGCAGTGGCTACCCCTCCGACCGCAGGACTGTGGAGTGGTTGCGTGCTGGTCTCGTGCCGCGGGAGTGCGTTAGGTGGAGCTGGGGGACGGTTGGTAAATTATTTAAATAG
- a CDS encoding 30S ribosomal protein S5, whose product MSVVDLSIWEPRTELGRLVKAGKIRTIDEVYANNYIIKEPEIVDILLPGLKQELLNINLVQRQTHAGERNQFQAVVAVGNEDGYVGVGIGKARQVRQAIEKATREAKLNLVPVRRGCGSWKCSCDEPHSVPFVVRGKAGSVEVTLIPAPKGVGLVAGDVAKAVLRLAGVRDVWTTTRGDTRTTLNFALAVYNALRNTYYFRT is encoded by the coding sequence GTGAGCGTCGTCGATTTGAGTATTTGGGAGCCTAGGACTGAGCTTGGGAGACTTGTGAAGGCGGGGAAGATTAGGACTATTGATGAGGTTTATGCCAATAACTACATTATCAAGGAGCCTGAGATTGTGGATATCCTCCTGCCTGGGCTGAAGCAGGAGTTGCTGAATATTAACCTTGTCCAGCGGCAGACGCACGCGGGTGAGAGGAACCAGTTCCAGGCAGTTGTGGCGGTTGGCAACGAGGACGGCTACGTGGGGGTTGGCATCGGCAAGGCGAGGCAGGTGAGGCAGGCTATTGAAAAGGCGACGAGAGAGGCTAAGCTCAACCTGGTGCCGGTTAGGCGGGGTTGCGGGTCGTGGAAGTGTTCATGTGACGAGCCGCACAGCGTGCCTTTTGTGGTGAGGGGTAAGGCGGGGAGTGTGGAGGTCACGCTTATACCCGCGCCGAAGGGCGTCGGGCTGGTGGCTGGCGACGTGGCCAAGGCAGTTCTTAGGCTAGCCGGCGTGAGGGACGTTTGGACTACGACCCGCGGCGACACGCGGACTACTCTCAACTTTGCCCTGGCGGTGTACAACGCCCTTAGAAATACCTACTACTTTAGAACATGA
- a CDS encoding 50S ribosomal protein L30 encodes MMTQQQKVVYPRYAVIRLRGIPTTPLDIATTLDLLRLRRKFTMVVVPGTPDVMGMIQRINDWVTWGEIDADTLAEVLRRRGRLVGERPLTLEYLQKWGWQSFEEVALAYVAGEIDRLTCGRKVRVKEGARPPCIPYLKPFFRLHPPRGGLNSVKLHFSVGGDLGYRGPLINDLIRRML; translated from the coding sequence ATGATGACGCAACAACAGAAGGTGGTTTATCCGCGCTACGCCGTTATTAGGCTGAGGGGCATCCCCACGACGCCGCTTGACATCGCCACTACGCTGGATCTGCTGAGGCTGAGGAGGAAGTTCACCATGGTGGTGGTGCCGGGCACCCCCGACGTGATGGGTATGATACAGAGGATAAACGACTGGGTTACCTGGGGGGAGATAGACGCGGACACTCTGGCGGAGGTGTTGAGGAGGAGGGGTAGGTTGGTGGGCGAGCGGCCTCTCACTCTTGAGTATCTGCAGAAGTGGGGCTGGCAGTCTTTTGAGGAGGTGGCGCTGGCGTACGTAGCCGGCGAGATTGACCGCCTTACGTGTGGCAGAAAGGTTAGGGTTAAGGAGGGCGCGCGGCCGCCGTGTATACCCTATCTGAAGCCGTTCTTTAGGTTGCACCCGCCCCGCGGCGGCTTGAACAGCGTGAAGCTACACTTCTCAGTGGGCGGCGACTTGGGCTATAGGGGTCCCTTGATAAATGATTTAATTCGCCGGATGTTGTAA
- the galT gene encoding galactose-1-phosphate uridylyltransferase has protein sequence MEIRKHPLTGEYILVSPHRLGRPWQPEGTCPFCPGAPETGFGWDVLLLPNKYPVVTREPPTPAGEELYEALPARGLSLVVVETPRHDVDDISDLPTEQIEKVLKLLIEAQKKAEEDPAARYFLYFRNKGREIGVSLTHPHSQIYILPVVPPRVEAELRASEEWYRRRGTCLHCLITTREEKRVVYQNASWKSFVPYYARWPHEVHIYPKRHVTHLTHLRQDEIRDLADALRKTLCTLKTALGKPMPYILVLHQAPLRLETPHYHLHFEIYGMYRPDRRLKHAAGAELGASLYTLDTTPEEVAQRLKTALSQCA, from the coding sequence ATGGAGATTAGAAAACACCCCCTCACCGGCGAGTACATACTGGTATCCCCACACAGACTCGGCCGCCCCTGGCAGCCAGAGGGTACATGCCCCTTCTGTCCCGGCGCCCCCGAGACGGGGTTCGGCTGGGACGTGTTGCTACTACCAAACAAATACCCGGTGGTCACGAGGGAGCCCCCCACCCCCGCCGGGGAGGAGCTCTACGAGGCGTTGCCGGCCCGCGGCCTATCCCTTGTTGTGGTGGAGACGCCGCGGCACGACGTCGACGACATCAGCGACCTCCCCACAGAGCAGATAGAAAAGGTGCTGAAGCTACTCATCGAAGCTCAGAAAAAGGCAGAGGAGGACCCAGCCGCCCGGTACTTCCTCTACTTCCGAAACAAGGGCAGGGAAATAGGCGTCTCGCTAACCCACCCACACTCCCAGATCTACATCCTCCCAGTCGTGCCGCCACGCGTCGAGGCGGAGCTAAGGGCCTCAGAGGAGTGGTACAGGCGGAGGGGCACGTGTCTACACTGCCTAATCACAACGCGAGAAGAGAAACGCGTCGTCTACCAAAACGCCAGCTGGAAAAGCTTCGTCCCCTACTACGCCAGGTGGCCCCACGAGGTGCATATATACCCCAAGCGACACGTCACCCACCTCACCCACCTCAGACAAGACGAAATTAGAGACCTCGCAGACGCCCTGAGAAAAACCCTATGCACGCTCAAGACCGCCCTAGGCAAGCCAATGCCCTACATATTAGTACTGCACCAAGCCCCCCTGAGACTGGAGACACCCCACTACCACCTACACTTCGAGATATACGGCATGTACAGACCAGACAGACGCCTCAAACACGCCGCCGGCGCAGAGCTCGGCGCCTCCCTCTACACACTAGACACAACCCCAGAAGAGGTAGCCCAGAGGCTGAAAACCGCCCTCAGCCAATGCGCCTAG
- a CDS encoding galactokinase family protein: MALVAKASAPGRLDFLNTHQDYKGLPVVSVAVNMRTFVTLQEGDYYQIESLNTGERCVFSQINITGRAFCDYVKAAVVALERAGVPVKGFRGILNSQVPIGAGMASSAAMLVAMIGAAMKLTRREADPSQVAELAYIAEREILGVPCGRLDQYGSAYGRVAVIHPTPPVRVEQLDLPHGVFLVLDSGIRHNTAEIHPRRQAELQAAVDILKAELGIKSGGYWDFPWAALADRRDAVERLPSPLRERVLFTIEMQKSTERALALLRNKDLPVEEVLRGVGREMSLQHRLLSELYDVSHPRLDRLVEEAVEAGAYGAKLSGAGLGGVVIALARDRKTAEAIARKTSAERWWVVEIDEGLRYGD, from the coding sequence GTGGCTCTGGTAGCTAAAGCATCTGCGCCGGGCAGGCTAGACTTCCTAAACACCCACCAAGACTACAAAGGCCTCCCAGTGGTTTCAGTCGCCGTCAACATGCGGACGTTCGTAACCCTCCAAGAGGGCGACTACTACCAAATCGAGTCGTTAAACACCGGCGAGAGATGTGTATTCAGCCAGATAAACATCACAGGTAGGGCTTTTTGCGACTACGTAAAAGCCGCCGTGGTTGCGCTGGAGAGAGCCGGCGTCCCCGTCAAGGGGTTCAGAGGCATCCTCAACTCCCAAGTCCCCATCGGCGCCGGCATGGCTAGTAGCGCCGCCATGCTAGTCGCCATGATAGGCGCGGCGATGAAGCTAACCCGCCGCGAGGCCGATCCCTCGCAGGTAGCCGAGCTTGCCTACATAGCCGAGAGGGAGATACTCGGCGTCCCATGCGGAAGGCTCGACCAGTACGGATCGGCCTACGGAAGAGTCGCCGTCATACACCCAACCCCGCCAGTTAGAGTGGAGCAACTAGACCTACCCCACGGCGTATTCCTCGTACTCGACAGCGGCATACGCCACAACACCGCCGAGATACACCCCAGACGCCAAGCCGAGTTGCAAGCCGCAGTCGACATCCTAAAAGCGGAATTAGGCATCAAGAGCGGGGGCTACTGGGACTTCCCATGGGCCGCCCTCGCGGACAGGCGAGACGCCGTGGAGAGATTGCCAAGCCCCCTCAGGGAAAGGGTGCTGTTCACCATTGAGATGCAGAAATCCACAGAGAGGGCCCTCGCCCTGCTGAGAAACAAAGACCTGCCAGTCGAGGAGGTGCTCAGGGGAGTAGGGCGGGAGATGTCGCTACAACACCGCCTACTATCGGAGCTCTACGACGTGTCGCACCCCAGACTAGACCGCCTAGTTGAAGAGGCGGTGGAGGCTGGTGCCTACGGGGCGAAGCTCTCCGGCGCCGGGCTCGGCGGGGTGGTCATAGCCCTCGCAAGGGACAGAAAGACGGCGGAGGCAATAGCCCGGAAAACCAGCGCCGAGAGGTGGTGGGTCGTGGAAATAGACGAAGGGCTGAGATATGGAGATTAG
- a CDS encoding site-2 protease family protein — MFDREVRRRELVDMAVSLAVLTLGFSISLSGRGIAGGINWAKVIYLLPYIAFVLLFAFLGHELAHRQMARRLGYYAMYQADYTLLPLAVIFPLLFGFIFAAPGAVVISSFRLYGRGDERRDVFFISAAGPLSNIAFAVLGTVLYEATASQFWRFFAYINAWLALFNLLPIPPLDGSKMMRTKPAMWLPIIAVAALLVLWLW, encoded by the coding sequence GTGTTCGACAGAGAGGTCCGGAGGAGGGAGCTGGTGGACATGGCAGTGTCACTCGCAGTCCTCACCCTCGGCTTCTCTATATCGCTGTCGGGCAGGGGCATCGCCGGGGGGATAAACTGGGCAAAAGTTATCTACCTCCTCCCCTACATCGCCTTCGTCTTGCTCTTCGCATTTCTAGGGCACGAGCTTGCACATAGACAAATGGCGAGGCGGCTTGGTTACTACGCCATGTACCAGGCGGACTACACGTTGCTACCACTTGCCGTGATTTTCCCACTCCTCTTCGGGTTCATATTCGCGGCGCCGGGCGCCGTGGTGATCTCCTCCTTCAGGCTCTACGGCCGCGGCGACGAGCGGCGAGACGTTTTCTTCATCTCCGCGGCAGGCCCCCTATCGAACATCGCCTTTGCCGTCTTGGGGACTGTCTTGTACGAAGCAACTGCATCTCAATTCTGGCGGTTTTTCGCCTACATCAACGCCTGGCTCGCCCTATTCAACCTCCTCCCCATCCCGCCGCTAGACGGTAGCAAAATGATGAGGACAAAACCAGCCATGTGGCTTCCAATAATAGCGGTGGCCGCCCTGCTGGTGCTGTGGCTCTGGTAG